The Streptomyces rimosus genomic interval CGCGCACGGCGCGGGTCCTGCTCGGCGCCTTCGCCGCACTGACCCTCGTCCACCTCGCCGCCCTGCTCGCCGGCACGACCACCGTCGCGCACCTGACCAAGCCCGCGCTGATGCCGGTGCTGGCCGCGTACGTGCTGGCCGCCGGCGCGCCCCGGCTGCTCGCCGGCGCGCTGCTCTTCGGCTGCGGCGGCGACACCCTCCTCCAGACCGGCGACGACGCGCTGTTCCTGGCCGGCATGGGCTCCTTCGCCGCCGGACACGTCTGCTACCTGGTCCTCCTCGCCCGGCGCGGCGCCTTCCCGGGCGGGCTGCGGCGCTCCGGGCCGCTCGCGGCGGTGTACGCGGCCGCCTGGCTCGGCTTCGTCGCGCTGCTGTGGCCG includes:
- a CDS encoding lysoplasmalogenase, with translation MTTAARTARVLLGAFAALTLVHLAALLAGTTTVAHLTKPALMPVLAAYVLAAGAPRLLAGALLFGCGGDTLLQTGDDALFLAGMGSFAAGHVCYLVLLARRGAFPGGLRRSGPLAAVYAAAWLGFVALLWPDLSADLRLPVAAYSLLLTATAFAALRPGPWAALGGLLFLLSDSLLATGLAHWQQPPAAQFWVMLTYTAAQFALADGVRRAYAGRERTRGAGSTRAYGEVRSTTV